Part of the Pseudoliparis swirei isolate HS2019 ecotype Mariana Trench chromosome 18, NWPU_hadal_v1, whole genome shotgun sequence genome is shown below.
TGTCTTGGCTAACCTCTCATAGGCCACTTCTTGAGATGGGCAGGCTATCACACCCATAATCCCACTTCAGTGTAATCCCCTTGAAATGCTCTTTGTAGCTCCAATTGTAGATTAGCTGCTTTGTCAGTGTGAAAGACGCATAAACAAAGCAGGACTATGTTTAAATGAGCAAGTGATCAGCTCATATCATGAGGAAATCTACGGTAATATTGATGTGAATGCATGCTGTATTTGTTCAGGGTGAGCCAGTTGCTTTAAAAGCTTCTGTATTATTTGTTTAATGATCTGGCTGATAATGATGTCCCAAGTaggctttgtttgtgtgtttgaatttgtttgtatttttgactttttctttttaaagtagAAACTTGGTATGAATGTACTGTCCTGCGTAATTAGTTGAATACAACTTAAAAGATGCTCTGAAGGCATATTTCTCTGCACAAGTGCAGGTTGTTAGGTTAATTCTTTAGAGCAATTTTAGTTTGATTGATTCATAGTTTGTAATATTGTTTAAGAACCAATAGTATTGTGATATGAGCTGATGTCTCTGGTACAGGGGTACGGGAGTCCAGTTCAAATATTCAAGGTTGAATGAGCAGCGCAAAAGACCATCTGTccatctgagtgtgtgtgtgtgtgtgtgtgtgtgtgttaggggggagttgggggaagggggaaaaagaaagagagaagggggaaggggggactTTTTAAAAGTGACAAAGAAACTATTAGttattttaataaattacatagAAACAGCATTAAAACGTGTTTTAAAATATCTTTGCTGCTTGTCCTTGCtattattgattattatgaAGTTTTCTAATTttacttaataataatactaatgatTAATAACTTTGCTCAGTCTTCCAACACAAAGTGTGTGAGTCAGAACACAATAGGTCAACTACCGACCTAAACCAGTGATCATAAACCACAATGGTTTGGAACAGTTCTCTGTCTTTCCAGGATCTTGTTAGTTTGGCTCTCCACAATAAGAAATATTCTGAAAAATCACATTTTTACAGCGTGTTTTATCTCCCTTTTTGCTTATATGTTGGCTTTAACACTCCCATTAATTAAATCAGACTAATATTCATcccaaacatttttaatttggttAAACAAAGAGATTCCAAATTGTAGTTTGTATAATTAAAATAACATATTTTGTGAGTACTTTTAAAGCTTAGAAATCTATGGCCTCCCAAGGCAAATTACCAACATTTTGCTTGTAAAAGTGTAATGTGTCTCTTCTGACGCTGCCTTGATCTGACTTCACTTAGCATCTGTCCTTGGAGCTTGTTTTGTACAACCTCCCTGTATCTGAGCTCTGAGTAGTGATCAAATTATGTATACAACTTTGTAACGGCTCAATTCAGCTTTaacattatgttttttttaatagctCTTGTTCTCCATCTTGGTGTGTATCGTATATATTTTGTGTGATTGCTTTGCGTTTTCTTAAACTTTTGTTCATCTGCATGAAAGAGTGATTTTGAAGTGCCATTATCTTCCGGTATACTTTACAAGTGGAAAAGCTGACAGCGAACAAAGAGTTAACTTTTCCCTGAATGTATCATTTCCTGCTCTGGTTTCCTGGTTATTCTGACTCTCTTTCATACTCTTTCCTGGAGTTAAAGGGCGACGAGCTCTTACGAGCAGACGTTGTCTGGCTGCAAACATCTGGGAGATCCCGACTTGTAAAAGAAGAACGAACCAAAGGAATCTCATTTTTTCTTGCTGTCAAGTTGTGGTTACACCTCGTTTAGGTTCTCCAACGCATTCACAGaggtttctcttttttctttaaaaaaagggaacaaaCTTGTCACTGTCCAGTTCTCTCCGCTCACCCTGGATTTGCCTCACAAAGACAGTAATTGTGTGTTAGTTTTTTgtagttttttccccttttgttttgtattttattcttatGTTCTTATCTGTGTTTGCGCATATACCATAGTTGTAGATGCACTGGATTTAGTTTAATGTACTAATGCTCTTTTTAGTTGTCTTTTCGGGAGTAattcagtgtttttgtttttcatctcaAGTCGTCTTAAAATTTAGTCAAACTATAATTTGTAATTGCTGGTTtttgaggaattgtgttttttagAATGTAATAGTGTTTAATTGTTTCCCACTGACCCGGCCTCAACATGGAGGCTTGTTTATAATATCTATTAGCAAATTAGATTACTTATTTGAGAGGGACTTGGTCACATGTTCACACCCTCTTTCTTCAACGTGTCATTTCTCTTTTATACTTAAGGAAGTTCCCAGAGGTCACATGGCCCGAGTGTGCCTCCTGTTGTTCTGTTTGCTGCTCCCCATTGTCATGAATGGCTGAGTGGGGGACAGAGCCCTCCTCAGTTTCGTTTTGGGAAGGTGAAGTTGTCATGTGGAAAGGAATGCAGCTGAAAAAgatctgcctgcctgctcagCTCAGCCATCTCCACATTGAGCCAATCATTGCCTTCAGCAAGACATCGACTTCCTGGACCAACTGTAAACAGCTGTTCACCTAATCTGTCAGTGAAGCCGAGCTCAGATTCTGGCATTTCCGCTAGTCTTTCTTGCTGAATAGGGCTTGGAGCTGTGCTGTGTTGGTTTTCCAAATAGAAACACTTTCATAAATCCGCCCGTAAATCAAATGGAAATTAGAATAACTGAATgtataatgttgttttttgtttctcactTCTAATATCACTTTTAATTTGTAATCTCTTCTCGTCTTTCTCACAGTCTTCTGAGAGTGCATCATCCTTACTGCGGTTAGGCAACCTCAGTGCTCTGAAGAAGCGCTGGGAGCAGGCACAGGCGAAGCCTTCTTCGGTCCCACCTCCGAGCCAGTCCAGCACTCGCAGCAGGCCTCCTGCTCTGGCCAGGCCTGCTCCTATCCCTGAGCCCTGTCCTCCATTAAAGAGCCCTGGCCTGCCGACCGACCAGGGAGGTCAGCTCACAGCCGGTCGTGTCGTGCAGCCCGCAGCAGCTCCAGAAGCATCCGAAGGTGAAGAGCAGACGGGGATGGACAGGAAGGAGCTGACACACCGTGGAAGACCTGAAAAGCTTGATGAGAAAGTTCCCACCAGCCCCTGTGCCTCTTATGAAAAACCCAGAGTGCCACTGACCAACCTGAAGATGAAGTTTGAGAGGGGAGAGGATACCATAAGCAAGGTAGCTACAGACAGATCAGATCCTTTTCTGCTTCGGCAGCATCTTCTTATGATCCATTTGAGACAGTGTTATGATACTTTATGTTGCATAGCCTGAAGCTGCTTTATTGAGCCTCTTTGAAGGAACTCAGAACCACTTTGATTCTAATGTACAAGGCTTGTTATGCACCTATTATCCCGCCCTCCAGCAAATTTAAAGTAAGTAAAACTAAATTAAACAGAACACAGTATTTACTAGTAATactattttctattgttattTAAAGCCAAGCTTCTTTCCTTGACCCTAAATTATGAGTGCTGAACACAGTTATGTGTTAGTTATCTGTTTCCTGTATTTTCTGAAGTAGTTTTGTTCCACCTGAATTTAGGCCTGTGTCTTCTCCCACCCATTTGTCTCTCCCTTCCACTCTTTCTtggtgtctctctccctcccagccCAAAACAACAAGCCCTCCACTCTAGACCTTCCATAACAGAGGAATGCAGGAGCATTCCTGACCCAGGGCTGTTTCTTACTTCAGAGGATCAGCTCTGAGGAGCAACTGGCTTCATCTCACTTTCCTTTAGCCACACGGTGTATTCTGGAGATCAAGCAGTCCttcagttttagttttttatttcccttttttatatTAGCAGTCGTCACACCACTTTATACGCTAATGTTAATATTGAAGCTAAAAGGAATACAGCCCTTTTTgttgcagtttaaaaaaatgtgtttcacaGTCTGACTCGCACCACTACAATAGCACTCTGAAGGAAGAAGTGTAAACGTTACTGGTGAACATTTACAGAGGAGACCCGGACTGTTGTAACACTTAACCGGTGATCACGAGAACTGTAGGTTAATGCACCCTTGCCCTCGTCTCACCGATGTTGAGTGTTGTGTAATGTGGCACAACAGGAATCCACAGTCCTAGTGAAGCAGCGGGTTATTTTAATTGGTCAAAATTGTCTGGTTAACACATTAGTGTTGCACATGGGCATTCACGCACAGAGCTTGTTCTTTTAGTCAGTGCAACGGAATAGTCTTGCTTCTTTGGACTGCAGGTCACAtactccttctgtacacatgacatctattgcttctgtccatcctggagagggatcctcctctgttgctctcctgaagggttcttcccttatttccctgtgaaaggcttttttctatttctttggagtttttcctgatccgatgtgaggtcctgggacagggatgtcgtatgtgtacagattgtaaagccctctgaggaaattgtgatattgggctatacaaataaactgaattaaattgaatacaTCTTGGTGGCTGTGTGGCATTTCTGTGATGGAAACGGAGGTCAAACTGGCCAATGGTAAAGATGGGTGGCTCTTGTACTAAACCTGGTGTGTTGCTGAGATGGAGCCTGTAATTTGGTGTTTGGAAAGTATGTTATAAATAACTTCTTTAGACACCATGTCAGAGGTAGAATATGGAGCTAGGACAATGTACCCGAGGCTTCACGTGTCAGGATTATTTCTGGGCTAAACAATGTTCCTCAACACACAGCTGACCTGTGTGGGATGCTTTTACGCCTGTCCTGATGACTTGTGATATCCTTGTCGGAAACAGGACAGGCAGTGAAACTAACTTAAACCGTAATACCTGAATATCTTGAATTAATTTCTGATTCTGTATCACCCTTCACACTAACCGATAGAGGCTCAAATAAAATCCTTTGGGTTAAATCACTCAAACTGAACCACTTTTACAATATCTATTATCAGTAAACCTCTATTCTGATTCCACTGATCATTTTACTCTTTCAGGGTGGCAGGACGACACGACGCAGTACTTCATCCGAGGACATGGACCAACATGGTGGGAAAGACATATACTGAAGAATACTTAATAAAGTGCCTAACCGTTAATCTCAAAACTATTGTGTTACAATGAGTTTTGTCTCTAGGGACACAATAGTATGTGCCACAACTGGTTCATGAATAGCACTTTTAAACTGAAGAGCCATTACCTGCTGTTTTTAGGGAAATGCAGCCATAGATTTCATCTGCGTTTACAGCGAAAGCATGAAGTGTGATTATCTCTTCTGCTTCAGGTCCGTCTGTGCATGACCGAGTACTGGAGTCCACATCCATGAAGGAGAAGATGGCCAAATACAAGGCTGCTCTTTTTAAACAAGGCACCTCTCCCTCCGTGAGTTCATGCAAACGGAGCTGAATTCAAAACATCAAAAACATACAACATGAAAACATTCAAacgttttatttaaagtttttattGTGTTATAAATTACATTAACAGTAAGTACATTGATGCCTTTAGGCTtgaaaaaaatatctgaaataATTCATTTCCCATGCACAAGGTTTTGTGATGACTGAGCTCCGATCAGATTAGTTAACAAGCCAAACGTCAAGTGTACATATGGGAGTATGGACGCAACATTGTTTATGAGTGATCTACATGTCTTTCTCTGCAGATCTGCCCGCTAATATTACTGTTTGTACATTGTTTGccgtcttctcttttctttcatttcttccTACCTAAACACGAAAAACTGGGAAAATACACAATAGTTAATTATGTAACAGACAATTCAAACAAGTGTTTGTTTCCTTCTGTTCGTTCACTTTGTGTTTCCTTCAGGGTCTGGACCCAGAGGTGCCTGCTCCTAAAACATCTGCACTAGTAAATCAGAACCACAACCCTGCACCTGAGTGCAATGGTGAGTCTTTGCGGATTCTTTAACATTTGACCATGTTAATGTTCTTGATACGGTACCTGTaattcaaataataaaatagagcATTGACGACAGTGTGAATACACACATAACTTTTGCCCCTAGAATAAAGTAAAGTTTGATTGACCTTGATTGATAGCTTGTCTGGCTTGTGAGGGACAACAGTGACTGGAGTGTTTTCATCTGTTTCAGGGGAGAGCAGCGAGCAATCCAAAGCATCAAGAGTGAGTCTGTCATCCAACCAACAGGCAGAAGACATGCAGGAATCATTTAGAGACAATTACCAATTCAACCCTTGTTTATTATGGATATATGTTactattgttgtgtgtgtagaagtTCAGCCCACCGGTGAAGGAGACGTGCATTGCTTGTCTGAAGACGGTGTACCCGCTGGAGAGACTGATGGCTCTGCAGCATGTCTACCACAAAAGTTGCTTCCGCTGTGTTCACTGCAGCACAAAGCTCAGGTTAGTTTGCTTGTTCCTTGAATTTACACCATGTCTTTTAAGTTGACTTTGAAATGCCTCCTCGGTAGCTGCCTGTTCAACAACCacaaaataaggacattttctTTATAATATATTTGCTGCTCTCTCTTTCAAGTCTTGGGAGCTATGCCTCTCTGCATGGCAACATCTACTGCAAGCCCCATTTCAGCCAGCTGTTTAAAGCTAAAGGCAACTACGACGAGGGCTTTGGCCATCGGCCTCACAAGGAGCTTTGGGAGCCTCGTGAAGATGGAGACCACGGTGAGGAAGAGGTGAAGCCAAAGGAACAAGAGGAACCAGCAGTGGTGACGCGTCCAGCTGAGAGTATCGCAGAACAACAGGAGACCCCAATTGTTGAGACATCCCCGCAGGTAAAGGTGACCGACCTAACCGCCTTACTTGAGACACGTGTGCAGACACACGGCAGGTCTGGGGAGAAGCTCGAGTCTACAGAGAAGCTGGCTGAGAAACGCAGGCTGATGGTCGCCTGGCCTCCCCCAGCGGACGAAGGCCACTCTGGGACAGAAGCACTTAGTCCAGTCACAGAGGGCGTGTCTTCAGGCCGACCCTGGAGATCCAAGTGGCCCCCAGGGGCCGAGGAGCCATCATCCTTCCAGAGCTCAGAACGGGCTGAGCTGAAGAGCCTGAGGAGGAGCTCTTCTCTAAAGGAGCGCATCCGGCCTTTTACGATCGCAGCTAAACCCAACCTCGCAACCAATGTGGGACCCAGGGAACCTCGTCGCCCTCTCAAATCCCTGCTGGAATGGAGAACATCATTCGAGGAAAAACAATCATCTGGAGGTGGAGAACAACCCAAAGAGAATGAGCCGGAGCATCAGCAAGGGAAACGgcaggagaaaaaagagaagatgcCTCAAATCCAGAGCCAAGACACAGCAAATGAACGTGAGGCCATCTCAGAGGAGGACACGGAGACCGAGCAACagaaggaaagaaacaaacGAGGACACAGAGGAAAGGCAGCGCCAGAGAAGACGGTGGTAGAAGAAAGCTCTCTTCAAAGCATCTCCCCAGAAATCTCACAGTCCCCTTCTCCACCATTACAGCCAAAACAAAACCGCTCCTCCCAAGATGTGGGCTTCTGGGAGGAGGACAAGGAAGGAAGTGATGCAGAGGAGCTGAGTGCAGAGGATATAATCAAGAGGAACCGTTACTATGACGAGGAGGACTCTGACTCATAGGAACAACGTGCAGTCTTACTGTCATGTCCAACTTTCTCAGTTTATAGATAGATCACAAATGTAGCTTTGCCAGATTTTATAGTGTTATGGGAgcggtttaaaaaatgtgtaataGGTGTGTATGTGCTTTTTTATCGCAATAACTGCCTTTAATTGTTAAAGTACAAATACTTGATTTTTGAAAATATGTTTGAATTATACTGTATAATATCTAATACAGCTTAAATGACCTGTGACTATACTGGAAGGTGGGCATCTATTAAATGTAATCATCTCTTGTTAATTATATGCACTGTCAGTGGTGTATAAACAATACATCACTGATGGTGCATATAATTGCAGATAGTGTGTCCAAAAAACATTAGACTTTATACTTTATGCAGCACTTTAAGTGCTGACAGGCAGAACCTTGCTCTACATATAATGCATAAAATACTGAAATATCTTATACCAAAAAGAACATTTTTTACACGGTTTTTGGAGAGTAAATGCCTTTTGTAGTTCCAATTGTTACGTATTGCCTCAATTTGAATTGTAAATTgaagaaaagcaaaacaacacaaatgacAGGGGTTTAGCAAACTGCAATTACTACTTTTATTTACAGTTACTGGTAATGTTTAAATACTATAGAGCAGACACTAAGTTGTCTCCTGCTTGGACCGTTATTGAGACATTAACTACTCCCAGCACCCGAACATATCCAGACAGGAAACCCTCATACCACTATCCTGCAGGGGGCTCTCTGGTTTAGTGGAGAATTAGCTTGTTCCTGGTCAAAATGTGCTTCTGAACTGTTCTAATCACAATAACTACACTAAAAGGACAACATATGATGAATCAAGGTTTCTACTGACAGCTATCCTTTCAGTCTAATAGCAAAGAAGTCATCTCTTTGGACCTTCTGAATgagtgtttttccttttttccccgtgacaGGTTTATTTGGggatttttcctgatccgatgtgagatcctgggacagattgtaaagccctttgaggcaaatttgtaatttgtgatattgggcaatacaaaatagaCTGAATTAAATTGCGAATGTAAAACTCTTGGTTTGTCCTGccgaatatattttttacaaatttgtATAATGCCACATTACAGTCTGAACTGTTGTTGAAACATAATTAAAACGCATGAATGAGGAAATCCAGACTTTGCAGTCCATCTGGTCTTTCACCTGAGTTAACAAATGAACCCAATATTATAACCACATGACTTCCAGCCTGCTGATTATTGCACTTTTTTacaggtgtttttttcttcactaaTATTTTCTTTCTTAATCTTCTTGTTCCGTGTATCATTCATATATTCCAGCCATTTGTAAAAATATCACTCTTAAATGAATTACGGATATggttcatattatattattctatatattatTTAGAAAAATTGGTTAAATAGATTTGAAACATTTTCTGATATTCATCTTCAGAATGAATTGTGatatttctttttcctgttaatATTACTAGCAGTGACGTGCAATAAAGCAATTCTTGCCATTTGTTGTTTCTCAATAATCGCTCATACAAACAACGGTTTGCTGTCTTGGGTTCTCAGCAATACACCTGCCATGTAGTTGTGTCACACACCCATTTACCATTAGGCAGGTAACCTGGGGAAGGTGGACCCGAACTAAAGATATGACAAAGATTCAATTGTGTTTAACTCATTGGCAATTGAAATTGCAAAAGGCCCATAAAACTATGAAACTTaattattagattagatttaactttattcatccccagggggaaattacTTGAAGCAGTagcaaaaaaattacaaatatacaatacaataaaatataagggcatattacatttaagaatttaaataaaaatgaatgtgtaaaaaataaagttatatacTTTGTACTACTACATTTACCTAACAGAGAAATGTTAATGTTTACGTTGCAGATTCAGATTGTGCAAACAAAATATAACAATTCAAATATGATGCATTATTATACATTAAAGTAGCCAGCATTATATGAGAATTAAAATACATTGCGATGATAACGCCTCCAAGTAAAGTAAGGAAACGTAAAGTGAAGTAAGGTAGGAAGGGCAGCAATGCAGGACTCTCACTGTATGGTAGCCTatgaattgttttaataataGTTACTAGTTTTACTTTCGCATCATCTTGAGTACTTCTTCAAACACTGTCAATACCAACATTGCCAGTTAGAGAAAGGGTGACAAATAAGGCATTCCAGCGTTTGCACGAggcacaaacacagaaacacagatttACTCAGCGGGAAAACCCCAGTGAAGTTGCGGCTTACTCTGATTCCGCTTCAGTCGACTCTCCACAGGAAAGTGAGGAACACGCTACGTTCGCATCATAttgctctgttgttgttgttgttttgtcaaaGTATTTGAAATGTAGCAGCACTTTTAAAGAACGACATGgatggctgctgtgttggcaTGCAGCCCGATGTTAGCCCACGTTACATGGTTTATCAGTTATTTTAATGCACGTAATATGCATTATGAAGCCAATTTACCTCCATGACGTCCTCACCCGAACCTCGCGTTGGCGCAGCGAGCCAAGAGCAAGTCAAACCCACAAATAGAAACTCCCCGCTCACCGCGTAAGCCTCGCCCACTACATCCAAACTCAAAtcgtagattttttttgttgtcgtagcaaatgttttttaatttgagagcaaatatttttgatttgcagcaacacattttagtttcatcagcaaaactaacaatgcatgtacttataaacgataaATTTGatctcaaaaccttttttttgtttgcgtaataaagacacacgtCTACCTTCAAGCTGTGGCCGACACGCTCGAGTCTGCAGAGGCCCGACGCTCCGCCCTGCTTCTGCAACAAGAGTgcttgtttattaccttcgcattgaaaatgcggaaggtaatgttttgatcgccgtgtatttatttatttgtatgcgtgttattcgcataagtaaaaaagtattagaccgaatcgcatgaaatttggtgggatgattggttattatccggggaccatttgattagattttgggttgatcgggtcaaaggtcaaggtcatgaaaaaggtcaaaatcttcttgaatcgcatgaaatttggtgggatgattggttattatccggggaccatttgattagattttgggatcgatcgggtcaaaggtcatggtcatgaaaaggtcaacatcttctttttaccatagcgcggtcaatttatatccaattggcatgcaaataatgccaaaatgttcataattcaatgccgaatcttgtgatatgcgaaggtatgcgctctaccgagtgcccattctagttcaaagTGTATTAGTATTAAACGTGTTGTGTGTCCAAATTGCAGCAATACTCTCCTCAAGTGTGAACAGTTTTTGACTCCAGATATGCTAAGGGTATACACTTAcagatatgtatatttgtatgtccTTAAATTTGAATAGTTAAATAGAACGTCTCTAACATTAAGCCCCAAAACACCATACATATGCTTCTCTGAACAGCATCTTAATATAAtccctttaaaaagaaatactATTAACAATAAAACCTGCTACCGTGCTATGTGCAATTATCAAGGTTTAACCATTCAAAAGTCACAACTGTGGGAAGAATATtcattataaaacatatttggGGGTTGAAatattgttctgctttttataAAACTAAGATGATCCTATTACTAATTAAGCAGACATCAGTAAATCCTATTCATTATAATTACATTTGACACAATAGAAAAGTTCGAAAGCAGGGTgtaaatattctttattttttaaataatctttgGCATTTTAACCTGAATGATTCAAATGAAAAGAGACAACAACATCAGATCTACACAAGGGCTGGATTGAGAAAGACTTCCTTCATAATTAATTACACTAAAGATACAAGCGGGAGACATATTAAAAGCGTGTGGCAAAAACATGAAACTGGACGGTGAAAAGTGAAAGAAACAAACTTCAGTACATCCAGTTTACAGTACAGGCTGACATGATGTGCAGTGTTTCCTCAGCACAAGATTAGCAGCAGTTGAGCAACATGAATACcagtctttacatttttttgctgACCAGGTCGGCACTTAACGGAGGCAATTATTCAATTGAATTACCAAGCAAGATTCAGACTCCAGCATGAATCCAATAAGGTGACCTGCAGAGTTCAAAGACATGTGGCACCTTTAGAAGGAGGTGTAGAAGAAGGTTTTCAGTGGGAATGTGGTTCCAGAAACGTGAGCGTCAAAATGAACCAACGTTCCAAAACCGACATGGATTATTTAATCCTTGTCCACCTGGACCCACAGGCACTTTGTTTATGAGGTCAAATGTTTAACAGCAGGCTGGTTGTAAAGCTCGAAGAAGTTTTTACATCTCTTCATGTCAGATTTAACACAAAATGGAAACTATATGTtaacaaacagaaaataaatcctCTAAAAGTTGAAGTAACAATTAACAGCCTATATGATTGTATTTGTATGAGCAAATCAAAACTAGCATCACATAAATCTGCAGAGAAACCTCCTATGAATGGGAATTGATACCAGAAGCACCTCCTTTAGCTCTACACATTTTGTTGTAAAAAGGTAGGTGTTTtgtgtaaaatacaaaaattacATTTACTATTTACATTGGAGTCAGGGGGATTCAACTTTAACAGTATTCATTGTCAAAAACATTGATTAATTCTgaccaaacaaataaaacatttgaaaaaatgCATTACAGGATTTTAGCATTTGTTAGCTGACTTTAACAAACAGCAAAATTACAAATATAACCATAGAAAAGACAAGGC
Proteins encoded:
- the LOC130208694 gene encoding LIM domain and actin-binding protein 1-like isoform X1; the encoded protein is MESGPFNRQTWAAQSVRVTAKELSLSGRGKNNAIAERFSKYQRAAEVSSTEKKKGSSESASSLLRLGNLSALKKRWEQAQAKPSSVPPPSQSSTRSRPPALARPAPIPEPCPPLKSPGLPTDQGGQLTAGRVVQPAAAPEASEGEEQTGMDRKELTHRGRPEKLDEKVPTSPCASYEKPRVPLTNLKMKFERGEDTISKGGRTTRRSTSSEDMDQHGPSVHDRVLESTSMKEKMAKYKAALFKQGTSPSGLDPEVPAPKTSALVNQNHNPAPECNGESSEQSKASRKFSPPVKETCIACLKTVYPLERLMALQHVYHKSCFRCVHCSTKLSLGSYASLHGNIYCKPHFSQLFKAKGNYDEGFGHRPHKELWEPREDGDHGEEEVKPKEQEEPAVVTRPAESIAEQQETPIVETSPQVKVTDLTALLETRVQTHGRSGEKLESTEKLAEKRRLMVAWPPPADEGHSGTEALSPVTEGVSSGRPWRSKWPPGAEEPSSFQSSERAELKSLRRSSSLKERIRPFTIAAKPNLATNVGPREPRRPLKSLLEWRTSFEEKQSSGGGEQPKENEPEHQQGKRQEKKEKMPQIQSQDTANEREAISEEDTETEQQKERNKRGHRGKAAPEKTVVEESSLQSISPEISQSPSPPLQPKQNRSSQDVGFWEEDKEGSDAEELSAEDIIKRNRYYDEEDSDS
- the LOC130208694 gene encoding LIM domain and actin-binding protein 1-like isoform X3, with protein sequence MDRKELTHRGRPEKLDEKVPTSPCASYEKPRVPLTNLKMKFERGEDTISKGGRTTRRSTSSEDMDQHGPSVHDRVLESTSMKEKMAKYKAALFKQGTSPSGLDPEVPAPKTSALVNQNHNPAPECNGESSEQSKASRKFSPPVKETCIACLKTVYPLERLMALQHVYHKSCFRCVHCSTKLSLGSYASLHGNIYCKPHFSQLFKAKGNYDEGFGHRPHKELWEPREDGDHGEEEVKPKEQEEPAVVTRPAESIAEQQETPIVETSPQVKVTDLTALLETRVQTHGRSGEKLESTEKLAEKRRLMVAWPPPADEGHSGTEALSPVTEGVSSGRPWRSKWPPGAEEPSSFQSSERAELKSLRRSSSLKERIRPFTIAAKPNLATNVGPREPRRPLKSLLEWRTSFEEKQSSGGGEQPKENEPEHQQGKRQEKKEKMPQIQSQDTANEREAISEEDTETEQQKERNKRGHRGKAAPEKTVVEESSLQSISPEISQSPSPPLQPKQNRSSQDVGFWEEDKEGSDAEELSAEDIIKRNRYYDEEDSDS
- the LOC130208694 gene encoding LIM domain and actin-binding protein 1-like isoform X2, giving the protein MRKSTSSESASSLLRLGNLSALKKRWEQAQAKPSSVPPPSQSSTRSRPPALARPAPIPEPCPPLKSPGLPTDQGGQLTAGRVVQPAAAPEASEGEEQTGMDRKELTHRGRPEKLDEKVPTSPCASYEKPRVPLTNLKMKFERGEDTISKGGRTTRRSTSSEDMDQHGPSVHDRVLESTSMKEKMAKYKAALFKQGTSPSGLDPEVPAPKTSALVNQNHNPAPECNGESSEQSKASRKFSPPVKETCIACLKTVYPLERLMALQHVYHKSCFRCVHCSTKLSLGSYASLHGNIYCKPHFSQLFKAKGNYDEGFGHRPHKELWEPREDGDHGEEEVKPKEQEEPAVVTRPAESIAEQQETPIVETSPQVKVTDLTALLETRVQTHGRSGEKLESTEKLAEKRRLMVAWPPPADEGHSGTEALSPVTEGVSSGRPWRSKWPPGAEEPSSFQSSERAELKSLRRSSSLKERIRPFTIAAKPNLATNVGPREPRRPLKSLLEWRTSFEEKQSSGGGEQPKENEPEHQQGKRQEKKEKMPQIQSQDTANEREAISEEDTETEQQKERNKRGHRGKAAPEKTVVEESSLQSISPEISQSPSPPLQPKQNRSSQDVGFWEEDKEGSDAEELSAEDIIKRNRYYDEEDSDS